The Leadbettera azotonutricia ZAS-9 genome has a window encoding:
- a CDS encoding helix-turn-helix domain-containing protein: MPNEEYVNNPESFNIACEVKLKESVKGIKDVLARNLKINRMKLGLTQDKLAEKAGISTHYFAMVELAKKFPSADMLERLAEALEVEPHELFYMPSAAENALEQLQATVAANIEQVVADAVEKTLSKKYP; encoded by the coding sequence TTGCCTAATGAAGAATATGTCAATAACCCTGAATCATTTAACATTGCCTGTGAGGTAAAGTTGAAGGAGTCGGTGAAGGGCATTAAGGATGTATTGGCCCGAAATTTAAAGATAAACCGCATGAAATTGGGTTTGACTCAGGACAAATTGGCAGAAAAGGCGGGTATTTCAACCCATTACTTTGCCATGGTGGAACTGGCAAAAAAGTTTCCTTCCGCTGATATGCTGGAACGCCTTGCCGAAGCATTGGAAGTGGAACCCCATGAACTGTTTTATATGCCGTCTGCTGCGGAAAACGCCCTTGAGCAGCTGCAGGCGACTGTCGCCGCCAACATCGAACAGGTTGTCGCTGATGCGGTGGAAAAGACTCTTTCCAAAAAATACCCCTAA